A genomic segment from Bubalus kerabau isolate K-KA32 ecotype Philippines breed swamp buffalo chromosome 21, PCC_UOA_SB_1v2, whole genome shotgun sequence encodes:
- the SYT4 gene encoding synaptotagmin-4, whose product MAPISTSREEFDEIPTVVGIFSAFGLVFTVSLFAWICCQRKSSKPSKTPPYKFVHVLKGVDIYPESLDSKKKFGADEKNEVKNKSAVPKNSLHLDLEKRDLNGNFPKTNFKAGSSSDLESVTPKLSSEGGKEVVSPDSLKSSTSLTSDEKQEKLGTLFFSLEYNFEKKAFVVNIKEARGLPAMDDQSMTSDPYIKMMILPEKKHKVKTRVLRKTLDPAFDETFTFYGIPYTQIQELALHFTVLSFDRFSRDDVIGEVLIPLAGIELTNGEMLMNREITKRNVRKSSGRGELLISLCYQSTTNTLTVVVLKARHLPKSDVSGLSDPYVKVNLYHAKKRISKKKTHVKKCTPNAVFNELFVFDIPCEGLEEISVEFLVLDSERGSRNEVIGRLVLGAAAEGAGGEHWKEICDYPRRQIAKWHALCDG is encoded by the exons ATGGCTCCGATCTCTACCAGCCGGGAAGAATTTG ATGAAATTCCCACAGTGGTGGGGATCTTCAGTGCATTTGGCCTGGTCTTCACAGTCTCTCTGTTTGCGTGGATATGCTGTCAGAGAAAGTCATCCAAGCCTAGCAAGACTCCTCCATATAAGTTTGTGCATGTGCTAAAGGGAGTTGACATTTACCCTGAAAGCCTGGACAGCAAAAAGAAGTTTGGAGCCgatgagaaaaatgaagtaaaGAATAAATCAGCTGTGCCAAAGAATTCCTTGCATCTTGATCTTGAGAAGAGAGATCTAAATGGCAATTTTCCCAAAACAAATTTCAAAGCTGGCAGTTCTTCTGACCTGGAGAGCGTAACCCCAAAACTCTCTTCAGAAGGGGGAAAAGAGGTAGTTTCCCCTGATAGCTTAAAGTCCAGCACTTCTCTTACTTCAGATGAGAAACAGGAGAAACTGGgaaccctcttcttctccttagAGTACAACTTTGAGAAGAAAGCATTTGTGGTAAATATTAAGGAAGCCCGTGGCTTGCCAGCCATGGATGACCAGTCAATGACCTCTGACccatacatcaaaatgatgaTTCTTCCAGAGAAGAAGCATAAAGTAAAAACCAGagttctgagaaagaccttggaCCCGGCTTTCGATGAGACCTTCACATTCTATGGGATACCCTACACCCAGATCCAGGAGCTGGCCTTGCACTTCACAGTCTTGAGTTTTGACAGGTTTTCAAGAGATGATGTCATTGGAGAAGTCCTGATTCCTCTGGCAGGAATTGAATTAACTAATGGAGAAATGTTAATGAACAGAGAGATTACCAAGAGAAATGTTAGG AAATCTTCAGGACGGGGTGAGTTATTGATCTCTCTCTGCTATCAGTCCACCACAAATACTCTTACTGTGGTTGTTTTAAAAGCTCGGCACCTGCCTAAATCTGATGTGTCTGGactttcag ATCCCTATGTCAAAGTGAACCTGTACCATGCCAAAAAGAGAATCTCTAAAAAGAAGACGCATGTGAAGAAATGCACCCCCAACGCAGTGTTCAATGAACTCTTTGTCTTTGACATTCCTTGTGAGGGTCTAGAAGAGATAAGTGTTGAATTTCTGGTTTTGGATTCTGAAAGGGGATCCCGAAATGAGGTGATTGGGCGGTTGGTCCTgggagcagcagcagaaggagctGGTGGAGAGCACTGGAAGGAGATCTGTGACTATCCCAGGAGGCAAATTGCCAAGTGGCACGCACTCTGTGATGGTTAG